One Brassica napus cultivar Da-Ae chromosome A5, Da-Ae, whole genome shotgun sequence DNA window includes the following coding sequences:
- the LOC106453837 gene encoding uncharacterized protein LOC106453837: MDPSEFPFDIEAYKKQSEIEERYIVNLFRERRQKIAEDQTPRSKRKYFKRELRDSNVHHKLQADVVKHIWAKFGMF; encoded by the exons ATGGATCCTTCAGAATTTCCTTTTGATATTGAAGCTTACAAAAAACAGTCTGAAATTGAAGAGAGATATATCGTTAATCTGTTTAGAGAGCGTCGACAAAAAATTGCTGAAGACCAAACACCTCGTAGCAAGAGAAAATACTTCAAAAGA GAATTACGTGATTCAAATGTACATCACAAATTGCAAGCAGATGTAGTCAAACACATATGGGCAAAATTTGGGATGTTCTAA
- the LOC106451777 gene encoding leucine-rich repeat extensin-like protein 6, giving the protein MREETFLFQWRFLASCFIFFLILPQAFTYNTPPINPCSPHAPNWFPPIANPRLLKAYAALQAWKFTMTSDPNGFTSNWCGPHVCNYTGVFCAPTLDNPYLLTVAGIDLNHANIAGYLPEELGLLTDLALFHINSNRFKGQLPMSLNCLKLLHELDVSNNKLSGEFPSVVFTLPSLKFLDIRFNGFYGDIPSQLFDLNLDALFINNNNFRFRLPGNIGNSTVSVLVLANNDLQGSCVPPSFYNMGKTLHEVILTNSQISGCLNREIGLLTQLTVFDVSFNNLVGSLPETMGDMKSLEQLNIAHNKFSGYIPEGICRLPNLENFTYSYNFFSAEPPVCLRLQEFDDRRNCLPMRPIQRSPAECRSFSSYPINCASFGCSPPSPPPPPPPPPPPPPPPPPPPPPPPPPPPPPPPPPPPPPPPPSPPPYVYSSPPPPPYVYPSPPPPPYVYASPPPPPCVYPSPPPPSYVYPTPPSTLSPPVHD; this is encoded by the coding sequence ATGAGAGAAGAAACTTTCTTGTTCCAATGGCGTTTCTTAGCctcttgtttcatcttcttcctcatccttcCTCAAGCTTTCACTTACAATACTCCTCCCATCAACCCCTGCTCCCCACATGCTCCTAATTGGTTTCCTCCCATCGCAAACCCAAGGCTCTTAAAAGCTTACGCAGCTCTTCAAGCTTGGAAATTCACTATGACTTCAGACCCAAACGGCTTCACCTCTAACTGGTGTGGTCCTCATGTTTGTAACTACACAGGCGTCTTCTGTGCACCGACTCTAGACAACCCGTACCTCTTAACCGTAGCCGGTATAGACTTAAACCATGCCAACATCGCTGGTTATCTCCCAGAAGAGCTTGGTCTCTTAACCGATCTTGCCTTATTCCATATCAATTCCAACCGGTTTAAAGGTCAACTCCCTATGTCTCTAAACTGCCTCAAACTTCTCCACGAGCTTGACGTCAGCAACAATAAACTCTCCGGCGAGTTTCCTTCCGTAGTCTTCACGTTACCTTCTTTAAAGTTTCTTGACATTAGGTTTAATGGTTTCTACGGTGATATTCCTAGCCAACTCTTTGACCTAAACCTTGACGCTCTCTTCATTAACAACAACAACTTCCGGTTTAGGCTACCGGGAAACATAGGAAACTCTACAGTTTCGGTTCTTGTCTTAGCCAACAACGATCTCCAAGGATCTTGTGTACCTCCGAGTTTCTACAACATGGGGAAAACGTTACACGAGGTCATTCTCACGAATAGTCAGATTAGCGGTTGTTTAAACCGAGAGATCGGTTTGCTAACCCAGTTGACGGTTTTTGACGTGAGTTTTAATAACTTGGTCGGTTCTTTGCCGGAGACTATGGGTGATATGAAGAGTTTGGAGCAGTTAAACATCGCTCATAACAAATTCTCCGGCTACATTCCGGAGGGCATCTGCCGACTACCGAACCTCGAGAACTTCACTTACTCGTATAACTTTTTCTCCGCCGAGCCACCGGTTTGTCTGAGGCTTCAGGAGTTTGACGACCGTAGAAACTGTTTACCGATGAGGCCAATCCAACGGTCCCCCGCCGAGTGTAGATCTTTTTCTTCATATCCTATTAATTGTGCTTCCTTTGGCTGCTCTCCGCCTagtcctccaccaccaccaccgcctcctccaccaccgccaccaccaccgcctcctccaccaccgccaccaccaccaccgcctcctccaccaccgccaccaccaccgcctcctccaccacctccgTCACCACCACCATATGTGTATTCATCGCCTCCTCCGCCACCATACGTGTATCCTTCCCCTCCTCCGCCACCATATGTGTATGCgtcacctcctcctccaccatgTGTTTATCCGTCACCTCCTCCGCCATCATATGTGTATCCTACACCTCCGAGTACTCTATCACCGCCGGTGCATGACTAA